In Populus nigra chromosome 1, ddPopNigr1.1, whole genome shotgun sequence, one genomic interval encodes:
- the LOC133678187 gene encoding uncharacterized protein LOC133678187 isoform X1, with protein sequence MDASVEVNYPVDVVVAAAKKKKKNFVMGSDEVFGRHNSNSNSNNNRVSTVAVKEVEVEESILVSPRVADAASIQQCSSLFAQKDETSSITAFESTSWERVLPLEHCEQVIQMPSLPIRDISEQLHCVGSNGPSWIPRPEEVQVQRRGGKMSRSSSGCSKRPRLSPSEDSTGPAVVDNSKESSDKLGSNPTKSDSHEKTQSAKQKNNFGSKRGERRHSRVTVKTKYDSFSVKAGLSSFGSAAGGNSFFGLCGLKADVHDITKPVDDISLNDLLNGTYDCPSLGKDKGKKAANTTENFLHSVRKACSVLQFPRPAQFQNFAEMDVCSSEKMPTCPSNSVSIVENGDSSATNISSSSNKIQDSCNRPETPANLLDFSFDQPKDTLEHLALPPPKDLESLLLDATKHAASSRHVPDPRPGKTTSRRASLPAFPWSHTFSGHSRTNSDSVKCLPSRSTCQGRWVRIRDSFNSPGSASDCFMNLESLAYDETLVPSQGPKLAVVGNNVDSLKPCCGWSLSSSLASITSHALLESEVDIKSEGKDELCPILLEAAKILYGIATQMARQNQNGISRCPEKLSQKAMKARRTKSNEKREDVSAASTSSMGGVDQITRSKRPKLSTIGDKKDHGHINGLGKGAINWSTPKSSRSSPNKSIGDSIAESRHSAAYILKQACMMPPPAKVLHRTYNGQQKVRK encoded by the exons ATGGATGCGTCGGTGGAGGTGAATTATCCGGTGGATGTTGTTGTTGCGGCGgcgaagaagaaaaagaagaattttgTTATGGGATCTGATGAGGTGTTTGGTAGacataatagtaatagtaatagtaataataatagggTTTCAACGGTTGCTGTTAAAGAAGTTGAGGTTGAGGAGTCGATTTTAGTTAGCCCTAGAGTAGCTGATGCTGCTTCGATTCAGCAGTGCAGCTCTTTGTTTGCTCAAAAAG ATGAAACGAGCTCAATCACCGCTTTTGAGTCAACTTCATGGGAGAGGGTTTTACCTTTGGAACACTGTGAGCAAGTAATTCAGATGCCTAGCTTACCTATTAGAGACATTTCTGAACAACTCCATTGTGTTGGCTCAAATGGGCCTTCATGGATTCCTAGGCCTGAAGAAGTGCAAGTGCAAAGAAGAGGAGGGAAAATGTCAAGAAGTAGCAGTGGTTGCTCTAAGAGACCACGATTATCTCCATCGGAAGATTCCACCGGCCCAGCTGTTGTTGACAACTCAAAGGAATCATCTGATAAGCTAGGTTCAAATCCAACCAAGAGTGACTCTCATG AAAAAACTCAATCGGCAAAACAAAAGAACAACTTTGGCAGCAAGCGAGGTGAGAGGAGACACTCTAGAGTTACTGTGAAGACTAAATATGATTCCTTCTCTGTTAAGGCGGGTTTGTCAAGCTTTGGTTCAGCTGCTGGAGGGAACAGCTTTTTTG GACTATGTGGTTTGAAGGCGGATGTTCATGACATCACAAAGCCTGTAGATGATATATCATTGAATGATCTTCTCAATGGCACTTATGACTGTCCCAGCTTAGGCAAAGACAAGGGGAAGAAAGCTGCAAATACGACTGAAAATTTTCTGCATTCAGTTAGAAAAGCCTGCTCAGTTCTCCAGTTCCCCAGGCCTGCACAGTTCCAGAATTTTGCCGAGATGGATGTCTGTTCCAGTGAGAAAATGCCCACATGCCCATCTAACTCTGTTTCTATAGTGGAAAATGGAGATTCTTCAGCAACTAATATATCTTCTTCGTCTAACAAG ATACAGGATTCTTGCAACAGGCCTGAAACTCCTGCtaatttgcttgatttttcgtTTGACCAACCTAAAGATACTTTGGAACATTTGGCACTTCCTCCACCCAAGGATCTGGAGTCCTTGCTTCTGGATGCAACCAAGCATGCTGCATCATCGAGGCATGTCCCTGATCCACGTCCAGGAAAGACAACATCTCGCCGAGCTAGCTTGCCAGCTTTTCCCTGGTCACACACTTTCAGTGGGCACTCCAGAACTAATTCTGATTCAGTTAAATGTTTGCCAAGTAGGAGTACATGCCAAGGTAGATGGGTAAGAATAAGAGACAGTTTCAATTCTCCTGGGTCTGCCTCTGATTGCTTTATGAACTTGGAGTCTCTTGCTTATGATGAGACCTTAGTTCCTTCACAAGGACCAAAGTTGGCTGTTGTAGGAAATAATGTTGATTCATTGAAACCTTGTTGTGGGTGGAGCTTGTCATCATCACTGGCTTCTATAACATCCCATGCTCTGTTAG AATCTGAAGTTGACATAAAGTCTGAAGGAAAAG ATGAACTTTGTCCGATACTGTTGGAGGCTGCTAAAATCTTGTATGGCATTGCCACTCAAATGGCGAGGCAAAACCAAAATGGAATATCAAGGTGCCCTGAGAAGCTCTCACAAAAGGCTATGAAAGCTCGCAGGACAAAATCAAACGAGAAACGTGAAGATGTATCTGCAGCATCAACTTCGTCAATGGGTGGTGTGGACCAGATAACGCGCTCAAAGAGGCCTAAACTCTCAACAATTGGGGACAAAAAGGATCATGGTCATATCAACGGTCTTGGGAAAGGGGCAATAAATTGGTCTACTCCAAAATCTAGTAGATCATCTCCCAATAAATCAATTGGAGACTCAATTGCAGAAAGTAGACATTCTGCTGCTTACATCTTAAAGCAAGCGTGTATGATGCCCCCACCTGCAAAAGTTCTGCACAGGACTTACAATGGTCAGCAAAAGGTTCGTAAATAG
- the LOC133678187 gene encoding uncharacterized protein LOC133678187 isoform X2, giving the protein MDASVEVNYPVDVVVAAAKKKKKNFVMGSDEVFGRHNSNSNSNNNRVSTVAVKEVEVEESILVSPRVADAASIQQCSSLFAQKDETSSITAFESTSWERVLPLEHCEQVIQMPSLPIRDISEQLHCVGSNGPSWIPRPEEVQVQRRGGKMSRSSSGCSKRPRLSPSEDSTGPAVVDNSKESSDKLGSNPTKSDSHEKTQSAKQKNNFGSKRGERRHSRVTVKTKYDSFSVKAGLSSFGSAAGGNSFFGLCGLKADVHDITKPVDDISLNDLLNGTYDCPSLGKDKGKKAANTTENFLHSVRKACSVLQFPRPAQFQNFAEMDVCSSEKMPTCPSNSVSIVENGDSSATNISSSSNKDSCNRPETPANLLDFSFDQPKDTLEHLALPPPKDLESLLLDATKHAASSRHVPDPRPGKTTSRRASLPAFPWSHTFSGHSRTNSDSVKCLPSRSTCQGRWVRIRDSFNSPGSASDCFMNLESLAYDETLVPSQGPKLAVVGNNVDSLKPCCGWSLSSSLASITSHALLESEVDIKSEGKDELCPILLEAAKILYGIATQMARQNQNGISRCPEKLSQKAMKARRTKSNEKREDVSAASTSSMGGVDQITRSKRPKLSTIGDKKDHGHINGLGKGAINWSTPKSSRSSPNKSIGDSIAESRHSAAYILKQACMMPPPAKVLHRTYNGQQKVRK; this is encoded by the exons ATGGATGCGTCGGTGGAGGTGAATTATCCGGTGGATGTTGTTGTTGCGGCGgcgaagaagaaaaagaagaattttgTTATGGGATCTGATGAGGTGTTTGGTAGacataatagtaatagtaatagtaataataatagggTTTCAACGGTTGCTGTTAAAGAAGTTGAGGTTGAGGAGTCGATTTTAGTTAGCCCTAGAGTAGCTGATGCTGCTTCGATTCAGCAGTGCAGCTCTTTGTTTGCTCAAAAAG ATGAAACGAGCTCAATCACCGCTTTTGAGTCAACTTCATGGGAGAGGGTTTTACCTTTGGAACACTGTGAGCAAGTAATTCAGATGCCTAGCTTACCTATTAGAGACATTTCTGAACAACTCCATTGTGTTGGCTCAAATGGGCCTTCATGGATTCCTAGGCCTGAAGAAGTGCAAGTGCAAAGAAGAGGAGGGAAAATGTCAAGAAGTAGCAGTGGTTGCTCTAAGAGACCACGATTATCTCCATCGGAAGATTCCACCGGCCCAGCTGTTGTTGACAACTCAAAGGAATCATCTGATAAGCTAGGTTCAAATCCAACCAAGAGTGACTCTCATG AAAAAACTCAATCGGCAAAACAAAAGAACAACTTTGGCAGCAAGCGAGGTGAGAGGAGACACTCTAGAGTTACTGTGAAGACTAAATATGATTCCTTCTCTGTTAAGGCGGGTTTGTCAAGCTTTGGTTCAGCTGCTGGAGGGAACAGCTTTTTTG GACTATGTGGTTTGAAGGCGGATGTTCATGACATCACAAAGCCTGTAGATGATATATCATTGAATGATCTTCTCAATGGCACTTATGACTGTCCCAGCTTAGGCAAAGACAAGGGGAAGAAAGCTGCAAATACGACTGAAAATTTTCTGCATTCAGTTAGAAAAGCCTGCTCAGTTCTCCAGTTCCCCAGGCCTGCACAGTTCCAGAATTTTGCCGAGATGGATGTCTGTTCCAGTGAGAAAATGCCCACATGCCCATCTAACTCTGTTTCTATAGTGGAAAATGGAGATTCTTCAGCAACTAATATATCTTCTTCGTCTAACAAG GATTCTTGCAACAGGCCTGAAACTCCTGCtaatttgcttgatttttcgtTTGACCAACCTAAAGATACTTTGGAACATTTGGCACTTCCTCCACCCAAGGATCTGGAGTCCTTGCTTCTGGATGCAACCAAGCATGCTGCATCATCGAGGCATGTCCCTGATCCACGTCCAGGAAAGACAACATCTCGCCGAGCTAGCTTGCCAGCTTTTCCCTGGTCACACACTTTCAGTGGGCACTCCAGAACTAATTCTGATTCAGTTAAATGTTTGCCAAGTAGGAGTACATGCCAAGGTAGATGGGTAAGAATAAGAGACAGTTTCAATTCTCCTGGGTCTGCCTCTGATTGCTTTATGAACTTGGAGTCTCTTGCTTATGATGAGACCTTAGTTCCTTCACAAGGACCAAAGTTGGCTGTTGTAGGAAATAATGTTGATTCATTGAAACCTTGTTGTGGGTGGAGCTTGTCATCATCACTGGCTTCTATAACATCCCATGCTCTGTTAG AATCTGAAGTTGACATAAAGTCTGAAGGAAAAG ATGAACTTTGTCCGATACTGTTGGAGGCTGCTAAAATCTTGTATGGCATTGCCACTCAAATGGCGAGGCAAAACCAAAATGGAATATCAAGGTGCCCTGAGAAGCTCTCACAAAAGGCTATGAAAGCTCGCAGGACAAAATCAAACGAGAAACGTGAAGATGTATCTGCAGCATCAACTTCGTCAATGGGTGGTGTGGACCAGATAACGCGCTCAAAGAGGCCTAAACTCTCAACAATTGGGGACAAAAAGGATCATGGTCATATCAACGGTCTTGGGAAAGGGGCAATAAATTGGTCTACTCCAAAATCTAGTAGATCATCTCCCAATAAATCAATTGGAGACTCAATTGCAGAAAGTAGACATTCTGCTGCTTACATCTTAAAGCAAGCGTGTATGATGCCCCCACCTGCAAAAGTTCTGCACAGGACTTACAATGGTCAGCAAAAGGTTCGTAAATAG
- the LOC133681181 gene encoding protein LURP-one-related 17-like, which yields MSLQGSRAKTTTTILKMIFFLKSLSRSVHDQEHYHEPVAETEEVENKISTDGKCTLLTVWRKSLLISCNGFTVINSCGDLVYRVDNYIDRPEELILMDGSGKSILTMRRRKKLGVRIDSWLVYEGEVGNHCARTKLSKNPIWCVRKNTNHNALAYVFRGSSDKRPSFVIEGSYTHRSCKVLDGSRKVLAEIKRKEAIVGGVSYGVEVFVLNVEPGFDPGFAMGLVLILDQIFS from the exons ATGTCTCTTCAAGGTTCAAGAGCGAAGACTACTACCACTATATTGAAGATGATATTTTTCCTGAAATCTTTGTCAAGATCAGTCCATGATCAAGAACATTATCACGAGCCAGTTGCTGAGACCGAGGAGGTCGAGAACAAGATTAGTACTGATGGCAAGTGCACTTTATTAACAGTGTGGAGAAAGTCACTCTTAATCAGTTGCAATGGGTTTACAGTTATCAATTCTTGTGGAGATTTAGTTTATCGCGTTGATAATTACATTGATCGTCCTGAGGAACTCATTCTTATGGATGGCTCAGGAAAATCAATCCTCACAATGCGTCGACGTAAG AAGCTTGGAGTACGAATTGATAGCTGGCTTGTCTATGAAGGTGAAGTAGGTAACCATTGCGCAAGAACCAAATTATCAAAGAATCCAATTTGGTGTGTCAGGAAGAATACCAATCACAATGCACTTGCTTATGTTTTTCGAGGATCCTCGGATAAAAGACCTTCGTTTGTGATCGAAGGTTCTTATACGCATAGATCATGCAAAGTGTTAGATGGATCAAGAAAGGTGTTGGCAGAGATCAAGAGGAAAGAAGCTATAGTTGGAGGTGTTTCTTATGGGGTAgaggtttttgttttgaatgtaGAGCCGGGATTTGATCCTGGATTTGCCATGGGTTTAGTTCTCATATTGGATCAAATATTTTcctaa